In Acidobacteriota bacterium, the following are encoded in one genomic region:
- a CDS encoding prepilin-type N-terminal cleavage/methylation domain-containing protein encodes MFRIKNGKREISPTSQQGFSIVEMTVVFLVIAIIAAFSIPQVMNYLKRYRLTVSSRNVATSIQRARYLATSNNKRTAIILSSEQQIDIEEYDPTGKLTPQNKGTFNLSQGVSIASDAPKQLAFDGRGVITPMPKENQLIRVNGENNYFQIVTVSPTGQVNVSPMQREEKN; translated from the coding sequence ATGTTCCGAATAAAAAATGGGAAGCGCGAAATTTCGCCAACAAGCCAACAAGGTTTTTCCATCGTTGAGATGACGGTGGTGTTTTTAGTCATCGCCATCATTGCTGCTTTTTCAATCCCGCAAGTTATGAATTATCTCAAACGCTATCGGTTGACCGTCTCCTCGCGCAATGTCGCAACCTCGATTCAACGCGCGCGATACCTGGCAACCTCAAATAATAAACGAACCGCGATTATCTTATCGTCCGAGCAGCAAATAGATATTGAAGAGTATGACCCGACAGGGAAATTGACACCCCAAAATAAAGGGACATTCAATCTGTCTCAAGGCGTTTCCATTGCTTCTGACGCTCCTAAACAACTGGCATTTGATGGGCGAGGTGTGATCACGCCAATGCCCAAAGAGAATCAATTGATTCGCGTAAACGGAGAGAATAACTATTTTCAAATTGTCACGGTCTCCCCTACCGGACAGGTAAATGTTTCTCCAATGCAGCGCGAAGAGAAAAACTAA
- a CDS encoding pilus assembly PilX N-terminal domain-containing protein, whose amino-acid sequence MMRGEVDFKNWFSKFFRKNHALHLIGADFPKSDENEKGIALVTVLLIASLLLMLGVAVTFTTLTDKAITANFQNVTSGFYAAEAGVNTLHRLIRSEKFVIGSLPDPPVITPGQPSLNPNDFIQAAEKLLTTSENFPNNAAYKTKVKIKEIRIPYPANDNNPGHAGFKVNFLTPLYPRAGQVEPYSVTYEVESLGEGLAGLNGMVTLVEEGVVNFKLIAKAEGGGIRVGSFSEFALYMDKFDPFNPEGPFIYQGLGPGDRFAGRVHTNQRFGFWSTAGGQDAPTFHGYVTQAYRTTSFYRHGAAFVPSPVDADSDVVDGVLVAPKFLAGFDRGVEPIPPPTNAFDQARSVLDGGSSLGAGPPTDRELRTNLRLSTDLQKALPESKVPDSTTPSLERGVYIPTDGDVFIGSGVYVMGTVDQMQLLADPAGNRQTIKITQGAKTTTVTIDLDANTTTIDAGTGVTKTLNGIPRDHSLNKGNSRSAASLYVYGDISSLKGPGRNADGQPVPAIDSDFAITVTAGGVPTNNPRQPVSGGSLTLTGDLTYEVPVTDSAGNAINQDAKNVLGLFASGGNINIPSDGRAPDNLTVHASIAAFDLTDADGNPILGTNGKPYGGRIRSDVLNYRNMPNRGNFTLVGGAQSSNYDNLGVYDGRWHGYAYKGRWDARYDKNHAPPFYPGYIVDSGEPTGTPTVKAQTNIPMVTSYRRIYYGSVENSH is encoded by the coding sequence ATGATGAGAGGGGAAGTGGATTTCAAAAATTGGTTTTCAAAATTTTTTCGTAAAAATCATGCGCTTCATCTCATAGGCGCTGATTTTCCAAAGAGTGATGAAAACGAAAAAGGCATTGCTTTAGTTACCGTGTTACTGATTGCCTCGTTGTTGTTGATGCTTGGTGTAGCAGTAACTTTTACGACCCTGACGGACAAAGCGATTACCGCAAACTTTCAAAATGTAACCAGCGGATTTTATGCCGCAGAGGCTGGCGTCAACACCCTGCATCGGCTGATTCGCAGTGAAAAATTCGTTATCGGTTCGCTTCCTGACCCGCCGGTCATTACCCCGGGACAACCCTCTCTCAATCCGAATGACTTTATCCAGGCAGCCGAAAAACTCCTGACCACATCAGAAAATTTTCCCAACAATGCAGCTTATAAAACCAAAGTAAAAATTAAGGAAATCCGTATCCCCTATCCGGCTAATGACAATAATCCGGGTCACGCAGGATTCAAAGTTAATTTCCTCACGCCATTGTATCCAAGAGCCGGACAGGTTGAACCCTACTCGGTTACCTATGAAGTTGAATCTCTGGGTGAGGGTTTGGCAGGTTTAAACGGCATGGTGACGCTGGTTGAAGAAGGGGTGGTCAATTTTAAACTGATTGCCAAGGCTGAAGGCGGAGGGATTCGCGTAGGCAGTTTTTCGGAATTCGCCTTGTATATGGACAAGTTCGATCCTTTCAATCCTGAAGGGCCATTTATCTATCAAGGACTCGGTCCCGGTGATAGATTTGCCGGGCGGGTTCACACCAATCAACGCTTCGGATTCTGGTCAACTGCCGGTGGTCAGGATGCGCCGACTTTTCATGGCTATGTAACCCAGGCTTATCGCACCACCAGTTTTTATCGTCACGGTGCAGCGTTTGTCCCATCACCGGTTGATGCCGATTCGGATGTTGTGGATGGCGTGTTGGTCGCGCCGAAATTCCTTGCGGGCTTTGATCGCGGGGTTGAACCCATTCCACCACCAACCAATGCATTTGATCAGGCGCGTTCGGTGTTGGATGGTGGGAGTTCACTGGGCGCAGGACCTCCGACTGACAGAGAACTGCGAACCAATTTACGCCTGTCAACCGATTTACAAAAAGCCTTACCGGAATCCAAGGTTCCCGATTCAACCACACCTTCGCTTGAACGCGGGGTTTATATTCCGACCGATGGCGATGTTTTTATCGGCAGCGGCGTCTATGTCATGGGAACCGTGGATCAGATGCAGTTATTGGCTGACCCTGCCGGTAATCGTCAAACGATAAAAATTACCCAAGGCGCAAAGACCACAACCGTGACCATTGATTTGGACGCCAACACGACGACTATTGATGCGGGTACGGGAGTGACCAAAACCCTGAACGGGATTCCTCGTGACCATTCATTGAATAAAGGCAATAGCCGCTCGGCGGCTTCGCTCTATGTTTATGGGGACATCAGTTCTTTGAAAGGTCCCGGTCGAAATGCCGATGGGCAACCCGTACCGGCAATTGATTCGGATTTTGCCATCACCGTAACCGCAGGCGGCGTGCCGACAAATAATCCGCGTCAACCGGTGAGTGGCGGAAGCCTGACGCTAACGGGTGATTTAACTTATGAAGTTCCGGTTACCGATTCTGCCGGAAACGCCATCAATCAGGACGCGAAAAATGTATTAGGATTATTTGCCTCCGGTGGCAATATTAATATTCCAAGTGATGGACGCGCGCCCGACAACCTGACCGTTCATGCATCAATCGCGGCTTTCGATTTAACCGATGCCGATGGCAATCCAATTCTTGGGACGAACGGCAAACCTTATGGCGGACGCATCCGGTCAGACGTTTTGAATTATCGCAATATGCCCAATCGCGGCAACTTCACGCTGGTTGGCGGCGCGCAATCGAGCAATTACGATAACCTGGGGGTGTATGATGGACGTTGGCATGGCTATGCTTACAAAGGCAGATGGGATGCGCGATATGATAAAAACCATGCGCCGCCATTTTATCCGGGTTATATTGTCGATTCGGGAGAACCGACGGGTACGCCGACCGTAAAAGCTCAAACCAATATCCCGATGGTGACTTCTTATCGAAGAATTTATTATGGCTCAGTAGAAAATTCTCATTAA
- a CDS encoding c-type cytochrome, with protein MSERILPRAVVISFVCVCLWGLGFKQQAAANNFFENLSMSHLNANEFSETGFSIHESNQSNPSGQDDKKAEEVYKNIQILKGIPASRVMGAMGFFARSLGVKCDHCHVQGQNEKDEKPAKLAARKMYALVRFAQEKGAKNASCFMCHAGQVKPEPAPFLAKENMDALMAEAEKDKRPAEQAFKNIQIFKGVTAGRVKMTMQLFTKSLGVQCSHCHVQGDFSKDDNPAKQTARGMLTMAGGIAKDFFNGQMTITCYTCHKGQAKPVAFPPQRQGN; from the coding sequence ATGTCAGAAAGAATTCTGCCAAGAGCAGTTGTGATCAGTTTTGTCTGTGTTTGTCTATGGGGTTTAGGTTTTAAACAACAGGCTGCGGCGAACAATTTTTTTGAAAACCTGTCGATGAGTCATTTGAACGCAAATGAGTTTTCTGAAACCGGGTTTTCAATCCACGAAAGCAATCAATCCAATCCTTCGGGACAGGATGATAAGAAAGCCGAAGAGGTTTATAAAAACATCCAGATTTTAAAAGGGATTCCGGCTTCGAGAGTGATGGGGGCGATGGGTTTTTTTGCCCGGTCATTAGGTGTGAAATGTGACCATTGCCACGTCCAGGGGCAGAACGAAAAGGATGAAAAACCTGCAAAACTGGCTGCCCGGAAAATGTATGCTCTGGTGCGATTCGCTCAGGAAAAAGGCGCTAAAAATGCCTCTTGTTTTATGTGTCACGCAGGGCAAGTGAAACCTGAACCTGCACCATTTCTCGCCAAAGAGAATATGGATGCCTTGATGGCTGAAGCCGAAAAAGATAAACGACCTGCGGAACAAGCCTTTAAAAATATTCAAATTTTTAAAGGCGTTACTGCCGGCAGAGTCAAGATGACTATGCAATTGTTTACCAAGTCGCTAGGCGTCCAATGCTCACATTGTCATGTGCAGGGTGATTTTTCCAAGGATGACAATCCGGCAAAACAGACTGCGCGAGGGATGTTGACGATGGCGGGTGGCATAGCCAAAGATTTTTTCAATGGGCAGATGACCATAACCTGTTACACCTGTCACAAAGGGCAAGCCAAACCTGTTGCTTTCCCTCCGCAAAGACAGGGAAATTAA
- a CDS encoding cystathionine gamma-synthase: MKFSTKAIHAGQEPDPSTGAVSVPIYQTSTYAQEGLGKHKGFEYARTQNPTRLALERNLAALENGNWGYAFASGMAAINAVMTLLQAGDQVIVSDNTYGGTFRLFDKVLKKFGLQFSYVDTREPQNVEDAIVAQTRMVFVETPTNPVMSLTDLRLVSEITRRRGIRLVVDNTFMSPYFQRPLDLGADIVVHSTTKYLNGHSDSVGGVVILNDDEDARQIQFIQNAAGAILSPMDSWLVMRGTKTLAVRMRQHDENGRQIAQFLSEHPKVKKVYYPGLKSHPQYELACKQMMGFGGMLSFETGSLENGKKVLENVRLCTLGESLGGVETLITHPASMTHASVPEPERNRLGITDGLVRISAGIEDVEDLIADIDQALSKID, encoded by the coding sequence ATGAAGTTTTCTACCAAAGCAATTCATGCGGGACAAGAACCCGATCCATCCACTGGCGCTGTGAGCGTACCGATTTATCAAACTTCGACTTATGCTCAAGAGGGGCTTGGCAAACATAAAGGGTTTGAATATGCGCGCACACAAAATCCTACGCGATTGGCGCTTGAACGAAATTTAGCAGCCCTGGAAAACGGCAATTGGGGATATGCCTTTGCTTCGGGAATGGCTGCAATAAACGCAGTGATGACGCTTTTGCAAGCCGGAGACCAGGTCATTGTCAGCGATAACACCTACGGTGGAACCTTTCGATTATTCGATAAGGTGCTGAAAAAATTCGGGCTGCAATTTTCCTACGTTGATACCCGCGAACCTCAGAATGTTGAAGACGCCATCGTGGCACAAACCCGCATGGTGTTTGTGGAAACGCCGACCAATCCGGTGATGTCACTCACGGATTTGCGCCTGGTTTCCGAAATCACCCGCCGTCGGGGCATCCGCTTGGTTGTTGATAATACCTTTATGAGTCCCTATTTTCAGCGACCCCTTGACCTCGGCGCAGATATTGTTGTGCATTCGACGACGAAATATTTAAATGGTCATAGTGATAGTGTGGGCGGCGTGGTGATTTTAAATGACGATGAGGATGCCCGACAGATACAATTCATCCAGAATGCCGCTGGAGCTATCCTTTCTCCGATGGATTCCTGGCTGGTGATGCGCGGGACCAAGACGCTTGCCGTAAGAATGCGACAACATGATGAAAACGGAAGACAGATTGCGCAGTTTTTATCCGAACACCCGAAAGTGAAAAAGGTTTACTATCCGGGCTTAAAATCACATCCGCAATATGAACTTGCCTGTAAACAGATGATGGGGTTTGGGGGAATGCTTTCCTTTGAAACCGGCTCATTGGAGAACGGCAAAAAAGTCTTGGAAAATGTTCGCCTCTGCACCCTTGGAGAATCACTAGGCGGGGTTGAAACGCTCATCACCCATCCGGCTTCGATGACTCATGCGTCGGTTCCGGAACCTGAGCGCAATCGCCTTGGAATTACCGACGGTCTGGTTCGTATATCAGCAGGCATTGAAGATGTCGAGGATTTGATTGCGGACATCGATCAGGCGTTAAGCAAAATAGACTGA
- a CDS encoding prepilin-type N-terminal cleavage/methylation domain-containing protein codes for MKVQNNPNSRRHHDAENGFSLPELLISMVVFTIIMGSIMTLMLKSQRIFTTEQNAAEMNQNGRLLIDFLTRDIQQSKENALGLGPRFRSVYSNNGIDGKTDELTIISSDTETGIPSKALPLIPASTRAFNILDKFVELIPNTAGGLEAKDVVAAFQPDEQFIVSSVLQDGTIQFDLIKIKSAGLTMTGAMGVSFEPVEYAGIKPEVPFGITYMDGAFSVRPATIKRYFIDKSDKENPSLALSINSASPMTISSNITAFQLRYLEVKEGESDGQWVKEQNISSQYRTNAIEVTMTARMEDPAKKSDQMYTLATVIRPRTTPTGAFGNSGGGATAGAPGAGVNGGTGGGNGGGDGFGDGDGNGFGDNGGAFGRGNGSGYGDGSGSGDGGSLGRGGYNHNVRRIGKTPRLGEKLNDTTVRKP; via the coding sequence ATGAAGGTGCAAAACAATCCAAATTCAAGGCGGCATCACGATGCTGAAAACGGTTTTTCATTGCCGGAGTTATTAATCTCTATGGTGGTGTTCACGATCATCATGGGTTCGATTATGACCTTGATGTTGAAAAGCCAGCGAATCTTTACTACCGAACAAAATGCCGCTGAGATGAATCAAAACGGTCGGCTACTGATTGATTTTTTAACCCGCGATATTCAGCAATCCAAAGAAAATGCCCTGGGGCTTGGCCCACGCTTCCGCTCGGTTTACTCAAATAATGGGATTGATGGAAAGACCGATGAATTAACCATCATCTCATCGGATACGGAAACCGGAATTCCCTCAAAAGCTTTGCCGCTGATTCCGGCATCGACTCGGGCATTTAACATTCTCGATAAATTTGTTGAATTAATTCCCAATACCGCCGGTGGTTTGGAAGCCAAGGATGTGGTTGCGGCTTTTCAGCCCGACGAACAATTCATTGTTAGTTCGGTATTACAGGATGGCACGATTCAATTTGATTTAATAAAGATCAAAAGCGCCGGATTAACCATGACCGGAGCGATGGGGGTGAGTTTTGAACCCGTCGAGTATGCCGGAATTAAACCGGAAGTTCCTTTTGGCATAACTTATATGGATGGCGCATTCAGTGTGCGACCGGCAACTATCAAACGTTATTTTATCGATAAATCAGATAAAGAAAATCCCTCGCTGGCGCTTTCAATCAACAGCGCTTCTCCGATGACCATTTCCAGTAACATCACCGCATTTCAATTGCGCTACCTCGAAGTCAAAGAAGGGGAGAGCGATGGGCAATGGGTTAAAGAGCAAAATATTTCAAGCCAATATCGAACCAATGCCATTGAAGTAACCATGACAGCGAGAATGGAAGACCCGGCGAAAAAATCCGACCAGATGTATACGCTGGCAACGGTTATCCGTCCGCGAACTACACCAACCGGAGCCTTTGGAAATTCCGGTGGTGGGGCAACCGCTGGCGCTCCGGGCGCTGGGGTGAATGGCGGCACAGGCGGCGGAAACGGCGGGGGCGACGGATTTGGTGACGGAGATGGCAATGGATTTGGCGATAATGGCGGCGCTTTCGGCAGAGGCAACGGCAGCGGATATGGTGATGGTTCGGGCAGCGGTGACGGCGGCTCACTCGGCAGAGGCGGATATAATCACAATGTTCGACGGATCGGCAAGACTCCAAGACTTGGCGAAAAATTGAACGATACAACGGTTAGAAAGCCATAG
- a CDS encoding R3H domain-containing nucleic acid-binding protein, whose translation MTSLSKKEFVSTDNLDLLLNVLPPEIQDALTREGNTESLIEIVLDLGRLPEARYPNRAVYLNQSVITHQNLQYVSSRVGNFTRDNRAGIERTLHRISAIRNRLGEIVGLTCRVGRAIYGTVDIIRDVVESGKSILLMGKPGVGKTTLLREAARVLADDLEKRVIVVDTSNEIAGDGDVPHPGIGRARRMQVPDPEHQHSVMIEAVENHMPEVIVIDEIGTSQEALAARTIAERGVQLIATVHGNTLENLLVNPTLSDLIGGIHAVTLSDEEARRRGTQKTVLERKAPPTFDVLIELKTKDNLSIHQDVTLAVDQMLRGYIPQIENRDRDEDGNFIVSKPESNKSRKRESANGIYNSPLYQRHTENNGNGHKKAIRIFPYAISRERLKRAIDELGVAAMIVDNVKEADIILTLKSHAKRQSPKLREAHGQDIEVHVLRSNTITQMENFLRAIGGGSENTANEEIAMQEVEEAVLEAVENRRMVTLAPQPRHIRKKQHLYIERSGLISKSKGQDPMRHIVVYPR comes from the coding sequence GTGACATCTTTGTCAAAGAAAGAATTTGTTTCAACCGATAATCTGGACTTATTACTCAATGTTTTGCCTCCTGAAATTCAAGATGCTTTAACAAGAGAAGGAAACACTGAGTCATTGATTGAAATTGTGCTGGATTTGGGAAGGCTGCCGGAAGCCCGTTATCCTAATCGAGCCGTTTATCTCAATCAATCGGTCATTACTCATCAAAACTTACAATATGTTTCAAGCCGTGTGGGCAATTTCACACGCGATAACCGCGCCGGCATTGAGCGCACGCTTCACCGCATTTCGGCAATTCGCAATCGTTTGGGTGAAATCGTCGGACTCACTTGCCGCGTCGGGCGTGCCATCTATGGCACCGTGGACATCATCAGGGATGTTGTTGAATCTGGCAAGAGTATTCTCTTGATGGGAAAACCCGGTGTCGGCAAAACCACTTTGCTTCGCGAGGCTGCCCGGGTGCTGGCAGATGACCTGGAGAAGCGCGTCATTGTGGTGGATACCTCCAATGAAATCGCAGGTGATGGCGATGTGCCGCATCCGGGAATCGGACGCGCCAGACGCATGCAGGTGCCCGACCCTGAACACCAACATTCGGTGATGATTGAAGCGGTTGAAAATCATATGCCTGAGGTAATTGTCATTGATGAAATCGGCACTTCGCAGGAAGCCTTAGCCGCCAGAACCATCGCCGAACGCGGCGTGCAATTAATCGCTACCGTACATGGCAACACCTTAGAAAATTTGCTGGTCAATCCGACGCTTTCGGATTTAATCGGCGGGATTCATGCAGTGACCCTTTCGGATGAAGAAGCGCGGCGACGCGGAACCCAGAAAACCGTTCTCGAACGCAAAGCGCCGCCGACTTTTGACGTATTAATCGAGCTTAAAACCAAAGATAATTTGAGTATTCATCAAGATGTAACGCTTGCCGTTGATCAAATGCTTCGTGGTTATATACCGCAAATCGAAAACCGTGACCGCGATGAAGACGGGAATTTCATTGTCTCTAAACCTGAATCCAATAAATCAAGAAAGCGGGAATCAGCCAACGGCATATATAATTCACCGCTTTATCAACGACACACAGAAAACAATGGCAACGGTCACAAAAAAGCGATTCGCATCTTCCCCTACGCCATCAGCCGTGAGCGTTTAAAACGCGCGATTGATGAACTGGGCGTTGCTGCGATGATTGTCGATAATGTGAAAGAAGCCGATATTATTTTAACCCTCAAATCACACGCCAAACGCCAATCGCCAAAACTTCGCGAAGCTCATGGTCAAGACATTGAGGTTCATGTTTTACGCAGCAACACCATCACCCAAATGGAAAATTTTTTAAGGGCTATTGGTGGGGGTTCTGAAAATACCGCGAATGAAGAAATCGCCATGCAGGAAGTCGAGGAGGCGGTTCTCGAAGCGGTTGAAAATCGCCGCATGGTTACGCTTGCGCCACAACCTCGTCACATACGCAAAAAGCAACATCTTTATATTGAGCGTAGCGGCTTGATTTCAAAAAGTAAGGGGCAAGACCCAATGCGCCACATCGTCGTTTACCCCCGTTGA
- a CDS encoding ABC transporter permease subunit, producing MMEISNPILVKEMRTRMRGKRAFVVLTGYILVLSAIIGLIYWAISVNAPVSVSSMAGRILSPVLIYVQLGLICLIAPTFSASAISSEREQETFSLLIATLAKPTTILNGKLGAALTYLLLTMFGSLPLITLTYSLGGVGLGEIALSYLVMIVAGVTFCSLSFMWSTMIRRGVLAQLVSVFTVIFLVLAMPALGLLLTAVANNFVTGPSTSFLNMTFLLLRTNPFAAITYLVIPGVPNPPNTVFLHSVPVWITQVIFYLLLTALSIFISLRRLNKVREWL from the coding sequence ATGATGGAAATATCGAATCCCATATTGGTTAAAGAGATGCGCACGAGAATGCGTGGCAAACGCGCCTTCGTGGTATTGACTGGCTACATCCTGGTGTTGAGCGCCATCATCGGATTGATTTATTGGGCAATCAGCGTCAACGCGCCGGTATCGGTAAGCAGCATGGCGGGTCGAATCCTTTCGCCGGTGTTGATTTATGTGCAGTTGGGATTGATTTGTTTAATCGCCCCGACCTTTTCTGCCAGCGCCATCTCATCAGAACGTGAACAGGAAACCTTCAGTCTGTTGATAGCGACGCTGGCAAAACCAACCACCATACTAAACGGTAAACTCGGCGCTGCCTTAACCTACCTTTTACTGACAATGTTCGGATCATTGCCATTGATTACCTTAACTTATTCTTTGGGCGGTGTGGGGCTTGGTGAAATCGCTTTGTCATATCTGGTCATGATCGTTGCAGGGGTTACGTTTTGTTCGCTCAGTTTTATGTGGTCAACCATGATTCGGCGCGGCGTGCTGGCGCAACTCGTTAGCGTTTTTACAGTAATTTTTCTGGTGCTGGCGATGCCTGCGCTGGGGTTGTTGTTGACTGCGGTTGCCAATAATTTTGTCACCGGACCTTCAACCTCATTTCTGAATATGACGTTTTTATTGCTGCGCACCAATCCGTTTGCGGCAATTACTTATCTGGTCATTCCCGGTGTACCCAACCCCCCGAACACGGTTTTCTTACATTCCGTTCCGGTTTGGATAACCCAGGTGATATTCTATTTGTTGCTGACGGCTTTAAGCATTTTCATCAGTTTAAGACGATTGAATAAAGTAAGGGAGTGGTTGTAA
- a CDS encoding ABC transporter ATP-binding protein: MSEIQTTETQTTSSMIKVDNISKYYGDFPAVNNFNFEIGRGEVFGFIGPNGAGKTTTIKMLATLMLPTEGHLYIGGYDVVKEPHEVRRIIGFMPDSFGVYEDLLVWEYLDYFAALYKLPPERRKQATSDVLELTDLTAKYDAQVMSLSRGMKQRLCLAKTLLHDPEVLLLDEPASGLDPHARIEIRELIRELCRMGKTVLVSSHILTELADFCTSIGIVEAGKLLAAGRIDEITTQLSGHVLLEITVKGDPTLALEVLAERTDIAKTMCDGRVIRAEFTGDADDVDDVLNYLIARQVRLLGFNRSQANLEDIFLKITRGVVA; this comes from the coding sequence ATGAGCGAAATTCAAACAACAGAAACCCAAACCACTTCGAGCATGATAAAAGTCGATAATATCTCAAAATATTATGGAGACTTTCCGGCGGTCAATAATTTCAATTTTGAAATCGGGCGCGGTGAAGTCTTCGGCTTCATCGGCCCGAACGGCGCGGGAAAAACCACCACCATAAAAATGCTGGCGACCTTGATGTTGCCAACCGAAGGGCATTTATACATCGGGGGGTACGATGTCGTGAAAGAACCCCACGAAGTGCGTCGCATCATCGGCTTTATGCCCGATAGTTTTGGGGTGTATGAAGATTTACTGGTTTGGGAATACCTTGATTATTTCGCGGCGCTTTATAAACTGCCGCCCGAACGCCGTAAACAGGCGACTTCGGATGTGCTTGAATTGACCGACTTGACGGCAAAATATGACGCCCAGGTGATGAGCCTGTCACGCGGCATGAAACAGCGGTTGTGTCTGGCGAAGACGCTTTTGCACGACCCGGAGGTTTTGCTGCTTGATGAACCGGCATCCGGCTTAGACCCGCATGCCCGTATTGAAATCCGCGAATTAATTCGCGAACTCTGTCGGATGGGAAAAACCGTGCTGGTTTCATCGCATATTCTCACGGAGCTTGCCGATTTTTGTACTTCTATTGGCATCGTCGAAGCCGGGAAACTTTTAGCCGCAGGTCGTATTGATGAAATAACCACTCAGCTTTCCGGTCATGTTTTATTGGAGATAACCGTTAAAGGCGATCCCACACTGGCTTTGGAAGTGCTGGCGGAACGAACCGATATTGCGAAAACCATGTGTGATGGTCGGGTGATTCGCGCCGAATTCACCGGCGATGCCGATGATGTCGATGACGTTTTAAATTACTTGATTGCTCGTCAGGTCAGATTACTCGGTTTTAATCGTTCGCAAGCTAACCTTGAAGACATCTTCTTGAAAATTACTCGCGGTGTGGTGGCTTAA
- a CDS encoding PP2C family serine/threonine-protein phosphatase translates to MPEDVTFNIAVYAKTNVGRIRPGNEDNFLVLNLSTADTWTPQSIPGEPDGNLTTFSQSHYGSLMAVSDGMGGALAGEIASSLAVASVRDRMLEIQISPTYSKFPFPERLRLSIELANAHIHHESQVRPECAGMGATFTGIGIHEAYAYFAQVGDSRAYLIRNGQLQQITRDQSLVGQLVEAGHITEEEAERHAYKNVILQALGATPGVNIVIDRLPVKDMDIVVLCSDGLSNKVRPEEMNQIIHDAPSLKEACDMLIELANQRGGEDNITVIVAQFSGGRLAKPNDVLFTTGEQNPAQTKPIHSENNFRWGAETLPRDPALPSELSQVILTDEEEITLTPTNKLPE, encoded by the coding sequence ATGCCGGAAGACGTTACATTTAATATTGCGGTTTACGCAAAAACCAATGTGGGCAGAATTCGCCCAGGAAATGAAGACAACTTTCTTGTCCTTAATCTCTCGACAGCCGATACCTGGACGCCTCAGAGCATTCCGGGCGAACCGGATGGCAACCTGACGACCTTTTCACAAAGTCATTATGGGTCTTTAATGGCGGTAAGCGATGGGATGGGTGGTGCCCTGGCAGGCGAAATCGCCAGCAGTCTCGCCGTAGCCTCGGTGCGTGATCGAATGCTGGAGATTCAAATCAGCCCAACCTATTCAAAATTCCCTTTTCCCGAACGACTGCGCCTGTCTATCGAATTGGCAAATGCCCACATTCATCACGAAAGCCAGGTGCGGCCTGAATGTGCGGGAATGGGAGCCACCTTTACCGGCATCGGCATTCACGAAGCCTACGCCTATTTTGCACAGGTTGGGGATAGCCGCGCTTATTTGATTCGCAATGGACAATTGCAGCAAATTACTCGCGATCAATCTCTGGTTGGGCAATTGGTAGAGGCTGGCCATATCACCGAAGAGGAAGCCGAAAGGCACGCCTATAAAAACGTTATCCTTCAAGCCCTTGGAGCGACGCCCGGCGTGAATATCGTTATCGACCGGTTGCCGGTAAAAGATATGGACATCGTGGTTTTATGCAGCGATGGACTTTCAAATAAAGTGCGACCGGAAGAGATGAATCAAATCATTCACGATGCGCCTTCGCTTAAAGAAGCCTGTGATATGTTGATTGAACTGGCAAACCAGAGAGGCGGCGAAGATAATATCACGGTTATCGTTGCCCAATTTTCCGGCGGTCGTCTGGCAAAACCCAATGATGTGCTGTTTACTACGGGTGAACAAAACCCTGCACAAACTAAACCGATTCATTCAGAAAATAATTTTCGCTGGGGCGCTGAAACGCTTCCGCGCGACCCGGCTCTCCCGTCTGAATTAAGTCAGGTGATTTTAACCGACGAAGAAGAAATCACCCTGACCCCGACCAATAAATTACCGGAATAA